DNA from Pseudomonas putida:
TCAGCAGGGTCTCGTCGTCTTCCAGGCGGGTCAGGGTCTCGACGATCTTGTCGTAGCACTCCCAGTTACGCGCGGCACGGCCGATGCCACCGTAGACCACCAGCTCCTTCGGGTTCTCGGCGACCTGAGGATCGAGGTTGTTCATCAGCATGCGCAGCGGCGCTTCGGTCAGCCAGCTCTTGGCGGTCAGCTTGTTGCCACGCGGGGCGCGGATTTCTACGTCACGGTATTTGTTGTTGTCAGTCACGGGAATGTCCTCTGCGGTCAGGTCGACGGCGGTTTGTCGATGTGAATATACAAACACATCTTTACTTGTATGTACAAGCATGGACAACCAAATTTTTAATACCGTTCCTCGGGAAGCCAGAAATACAAAGGGGCCGCTGCGCGACCCGATCGCGGCACAAAGCCGCTCCTACAAGGATTTGCGATCACCTGTAGGAGCGGCCTTGTGCTGCGATCGGGCTGCACAGCAGCCCCTTTTCACGATGCCCGATTAGCGCGACATCAATTCGATCAGACAGAACCGCCCTTGAACATCCAGCCCCAGCAACCCGTCGTTGCCTTCCAATTGCAGGCAATCATACAAGCCGAGCTGCTGCTTGGACTGTCCCGATACCGACACGTCCACATGCCCACTGGCAGCGAACAGCAACACCGTCGAGGCCGAGCTGAATATCCGACTGGTGCCGTCAAACCACTGCAACCGCGCCCGGTAACGTTGCGGCGCGTAGATCAGGTTGAAGTCGCGGATCGCGCCACCGAGCAGCTTGCAGCTGACCTGGCTTTCGCCACTGAAGGCAAAGGCGTCGAATGGCAGCAAGGGCCGGCTGGCCTGACCATCGACCAGCAGGCGCATGCCATCGCCCTGCAGCACGCTGATGATCCGCTGGTAGCCGGCAAAGGTGGAGAACCCGCCGGACTCCTCGATGTCGGCGATCGACAAGCGCCAGCCGAAGCCATCCAGGCCTTCGCCTGCGTCGCGGGTGATCTCTTCGGTGAAACCACCACCGTTCTTCCAAGGCATGCGCGGGTAGTCTTTGGCGCGCAGCAACTGCAACTGGGTCATTTACTGAATCGTCCTTCGAGGCGATGACGGGAACCGGGGTGGATCAGCCGCGCCGCGGTCACCGGCTGGCGACCGGACCAGGTGCGGCGGCGAATCAGCAAGCAAGGCTCGCCCTGCTCGATCTGTAGCAGGCGGCACTCCTCGGGCTCGGCGAGGATCGCTTCGACCACGTGCTCGCCCTCGGTCAGTGGCGCGACCTGCGAGAGGTAGGCATAGGGCGTCTGCTGGGTGAAGTCCTGCTTGAGGTAGTCCGGGGCGATCTGGGCGTTGACGTAGCGATCTTCGATCTGCACCGGCACGCCGTTCTCGTAATGCACGATCAGCGAATGGAACACCCGCTGGCCTTCGCGCATATCCAGGGCCAAGGCGCGCTCGGAACCGGCGGTCTCTTCAGTTAGGCGGATCACCTGGCAGCTATGCTGGTGACCACGGCCGGCGATTTCGTCGGCAATGTTGTTGACCTCGAACAGTGCCGAACGGCTCTTGGGCTCGGCGACGAACGTGCCCACGCCCTGCATGCGCACCAGCAGCCCTTCGGCGGTGAGTTCGCGCAGGGCGCGGTTGATGGTCATGCGGCTGAAACCCAGCTCGCTGACCAGTTCGCTCTCGGACGGGACCCGGTGATGCGGTGGCCAGCTGCCGTTTTCGATCTGCTGGACGATCATCTGCTTGACCCGGGCATAGAGCGGCGCCGGCCCTTCGCCCATCTGGGCAACCAGCGCGGAGACAGGAGGTGTCGGCACGGCGTTGAATCCTTGTGCAATTGATTGAGCGGTAGCTTGCCGCAGTTTACCCGGCAGGCAAACGCCTGTATATGTATATACAAGTTAAACAATAACAGGATTTCACCCGATGCCTGCCTTTTTCGCCGAACGCGCCCTGCTGCCCACAGGCTGGGCCAGCAATGTCCGCCTGGAAGTTGCCGAGGATGGCCGCCTGACCCATGTCGAGGCCGATGCCTCGGCAGAAGGCGCCGAGCGCCTGGGCGGCCCGCTGCTGCCGGGCATGCCCAACCTGCACTCCCACGCCTTCCAACGCGCAATGGCGGGCCTGGCGGAAGTGGCCGGCAACCCCAACGACAGCTTCTGGACCTGGCGTGACCTGATGTACCGCCTGGTGGGCCGCATCACCCCCGAGCAAGTGCAGGTCATCGCCCGCCAGCTGTACATCGAAATGCTCAAGGCCGGCTACACCTCGGTGGCCGAGTTCCACTACGTTCACCATGACCACAACGGTCAGGCCTATGCCGACCCGGCCGAGCTGTCGCTGCGCATCAGCGCCGCCGCCGCCGACACTGGTATCGGCCTGACCCTGCTGCCTGTGCTCTA
Protein-coding regions in this window:
- the hutC gene encoding histidine utilization repressor; its protein translation is MGEGPAPLYARVKQMIVQQIENGSWPPHHRVPSESELVSELGFSRMTINRALRELTAEGLLVRMQGVGTFVAEPKSRSALFEVNNIADEIAGRGHQHSCQVIRLTEETAGSERALALDMREGQRVFHSLIVHYENGVPVQIEDRYVNAQIAPDYLKQDFTQQTPYAYLSQVAPLTEGEHVVEAILAEPEECRLLQIEQGEPCLLIRRRTWSGRQPVTAARLIHPGSRHRLEGRFSK
- a CDS encoding HutD/Ves family protein; amino-acid sequence: MTQLQLLRAKDYPRMPWKNGGGFTEEITRDAGEGLDGFGWRLSIADIEESGGFSTFAGYQRIISVLQGDGMRLLVDGQASRPLLPFDAFAFSGESQVSCKLLGGAIRDFNLIYAPQRYRARLQWFDGTSRIFSSASTVLLFAASGHVDVSVSGQSKQQLGLYDCLQLEGNDGLLGLDVQGRFCLIELMSR